A section of the Harmonia axyridis chromosome 2, icHarAxyr1.1, whole genome shotgun sequence genome encodes:
- the LOC123673400 gene encoding uncharacterized protein LOC123673400, whose protein sequence is MKKVLCSKDLTLHLKLRLAKCYVHSVLYYGVEAWTLNADAMRRLNSFEMWTYRRILRVSWKDRITNIEVLRRIGREKEVERTIKERKLQYLGHIMRGEKWNEGLSDQDNLIRLDRALKGKARETVKALLISPSNVSRIINMLEMNFGRPEWIVLSLMEKVKKISPVKEDSLESCIFFSNAVTNMVVTMRNVNSSLYLFNPEMLVNIVEKLPTIQKYNWGKYKYQKDLQGIPTSLEDFANWYEEEVNSMASTSNPFQRSKHMSRKETVSFSKKSEPRKAENSKVCVFCQRTNHKIEECGEFIEKTIPERRQSVMNLRLCFLCLQLGHMANKCFLRTRCGIMGCKGKHSSLLHLARDPNSSYPTLQDKTAASSEFCAKLNDVDQKTLLRIAPVILRGPYNEIKTFALFDEGSTCSMMDENLAMKLNLSGPIVPLRFQWTNNITHFEDESKMVDVDISADSNKQIFYNLKNLRTVKNLSIPNQKINVDLLSQNIPHLNRKILETVENATPEILIGQDNCGLIISRQVIQPKMNQPIMSKSKLGWTIHGALTDSTDGNEMNHATLCCRHIEDDELHRMVKDSFKLEAFGVNEKIISSVEDRKALEIMNSTAKRIGNRWEIGHLWRNMDVAFPDSKVNALNRLSCMERKMKKDCEFAKQYREKIQDYINKGYARKLELEEITENPRNWFLPHFAVWNVHKPGKIRLVFDAAARSFGYSLNDFLLQGPDFVPSLVSVLWRFRQGKIAFSGDIREMFHQVLIKKEDRCAQRFLWHDENNLGGIPDVYEMNVMIFGAVSSPSVAQFIKNRNAECFEDKFPGISRAMKRQHYVDDYLDSCSTYEEAIQRVRDVIYVHNQAGFEMVKWISNSKRVLESIPKCLRAESEKNIKIDSQEIKRVLGLSWSPETDQFIYSLNFHKIPIEKTSGSIAPTKRKVLRIIMSIFDPFGFLATLIIKANVFCDARDKAYSYVAYFRTEEKEDNTETHVCFVTAEYKVAPLTHQIIPKLELQGAVLACRLSKKIWEEVEHKIRETHYWTDSLVVLKQIRSQSRRFPMFVSCRIGEIHENADVFQWHWDPSEENVADQATKELKNIDLKQDGDWFSGPSFLGKPRKLWYCEGGKNSNEERHL, encoded by the exons ATGAAAAAAGTCCTGTGCAGCAAGGATCTGACATTGCATCTCAAACTGCGATTGGCAAAATGCTATGTACACAGTGTGCTCTATTATGGGGTGGAAGCATGGACGCTAAATGCAGATGCAATGAGGCGTCTTAACTCTTTCGAGATGTGGACCTACCGAAGAATTCTGAGAGTTTCGTGGAAGGATCGTATCACCAACATCGAGGTGCTAAGAAGAATCGGTAGAGAAAAAGAAGTTGAACGTACCATCAAGGAGAGAAAGTTACAATATTTGGGACACATAATGCGAGGCGAGAA gtggaatgaaggATTATCAGACCAGGATAACCTCATTCGTCTTGATAGAGCACTCAAGGGAAAAGCTAGGGAAACTGTTAAAGCTCTTCTAATATCTCCAAGCAATGTTTCAAGGATAATCAATATGCTCGAGATGAATTTTGGTAGACCTGAATGGATTGTTCTATCTCTCATGGAAAAAGTGAAGAAAATCAGCCCTGTAAAAGAAGACAGTTTGGaatcctgtatttttttctcaaacgcAGTTACTAATATGGTGGtcacgatgagaaatgttaattCTTCACTATATTTGTTCAATCCGGAAATGTTAgtgaatattgttgaaaaacttCCCACCATACAAAAGTACAACTggggaaaatataaatatcagaaAGATTTACAGGGAATACCAACATCCCTTGAAGATTTTGCAAATTGGTACGAAGAAGAGGTAAATTCTATGGCTTCTACAAGTAATCCATTCCAGAGAAGTAAACACATGTCAAGGAAagaaacagttagtttttcaaaaaagtccGAGCCGAGAAAGGCAGAAAATTCCAAAGTTTGTGTATTTTGCCAGAGAACGAATCATAAAATAGAGGAATGTGGTGAATTCATAGAGAAGACTATACCAGAAAGAAGACAATCAGTTATGAATTTGAGATTATGTTTTCTATGTCTCCAATTGGGTCACATGGCTAATAAATGTTTCCTCAGAACGAGATGTGGTATAATGGGTTGTAAAGGAAAGCATAGCAGTCTTCTTCATCTGGCAAGAGATCCAAACAGCTCATATCCAACTTTACAAGATAAAACAGCAGCTTCGAGTGAATTTTGTGCGAAATTGAACGATGTGGATCAAAAAACTCTGCTGAGAATAGCACCAGTTATACTTCGTGGGCCTTATAATGAAATCAAGACATTTGCCTTATTCGATGAAGGCTCCACATGCTCGATGATGGATGAAAATTTAGCTATGAAATTGAACCTCTCTGGACCCATCGTTCCACTCCGTTTTCAATGGACAAATAACATTACCCATTTCGAGGATGAATCGAAAATGGTTGATGTTGATATTTCTGCCGACAGCAATAAACAAATCTTCtataatctgaaaaatttgaggACTGTTAAAAACTTGAGTATACCAAACCAGAAAAtcaatgtagatcttttgtcTCAGAATATCCCACATTTGAACCGGAAAATTCTAGAGACCGTGGAGAATGCAACTCCAGAAATTCTCATTGGCCAAGACAATTGCGGACTAATTATATCACGTCAGGTCATACAACCAAAAATGAATCAACCTATAATGTCCAAATCCAAATTAGGTTGGACTATTCATGGAGCACTCACTGATTCAACtgatggaaatgaaatgaatcatgcAACTCTTTGTTGCCGACATATTGAAGATGATGAACTCCATCGTATGGTGAAAGATAGTTTCAAGTTAGAAGCTTTCGgagtgaatgaaaaaatcatcagcTCAGTAGAAGATCGCAAAGCACTTGAAATCATGAATAGCACAGCTAAAAGAATTGGTAACCGTTGGGAAATTGGACACCTTTGGAGAAATATGGATGTCGCATTTCCTGACAGCAAAGTAAACGCACTCAACCGTCTTTCCTGcatggagaggaaaatgaagaaagatTGTGAATTCGCAAAGCAGTACCGTGAGAAGATCCAGGATTACATCAACAAGGGTTATGCAAGAAAATTAGAGTTAGAGGAGATTACAGAAAATCCGAGAAACTGGTTTTTACCACATTTTGCAGTGTGGAACGTCCATAAGCCCGGTAAAATTAGACTTGTCTTTGACGCTGCTGCAAGATCATTTGGATATAGCCTCAATGACTTTTTACTACAAGGTCCAGACTTTGTTCCTTCCTTGGTTTCCGTTTTATGGCGCTTTAGGCAGGGAAAAATTGCATTTAGTGGGGACATCAGGGAAATGTTTCACCAAGTGTTAATAAAAAAGGAAGATCGATGTGCTCAACGATTTCTTTGGCATGATGAAAATAACCTTGGTGGAATTCCGGATGTTTATGAAATGAATGTTATGATCTTCGGTGCCGTGTCTTCTCCATCCGTAGCCCAATTCATCAAGAACAGGAATGCTGAATGTTTCGAAGATAAATTCCCTGGAATAAGCAGAGCAATGAAGAGACAACATTATGTTGACGATTATTTGGATTCATGTAGCACATACGAGGAAGCTATTCAAAGAGTACGAGATGTAATTTATGTTCATAATCAAGCTGGTTttgaaatggtgaaatggatTAGTAACTCCAAGAGGGTTCTAGAATCAATTCCAAAATGTCTTCGtgctgaatcagaaaaaaacattaaaattgatTCACAAGAAATCAAAAGAGTTCTTGGATTGTCTTGGTCTCCAGAAACTGACCAATTCATATATTCGCTGAACTTTCAcaaaattcctattgaaaaaacatCAGGATCAATAGCACCAACGAAACGGAAGGTCTTGCGGATCATCATGTCAATATTTGATCCTTTCGGGTTTTTGGCAACTTTGATCATAAAGGCGAATGTGTTTTGTGATGCGCGTGATAAGGCTTATTCCTATGTTGCTTACTTCAGAACAGAAGAAAAGGAGGATAATACTGAAACACATGTCTGCTTTGTTACTGCTGAGTATAAAGTTGCGCCATTGACTCATCAAATCATACCCAAATTAGAGCTACAAGGAGCAGTGTTGGCATGCAGACTATCCAAGAAAATATGGGAAGaagttgaacataaaattcgCGAAACACATTATTGGACTGATTCATTGGTGGTACTTAAACAAATAAGATCCCAGTCGAGAAGGTTTCCTATGTTCGTGTCATGTCGAATAGGAGAAATCCATGAAAATGCAGATGTTTTCCAGTGGCACTGGgatccttctgaagaaaatgtagcAGATCAGGCTaccaaagaattgaaaaatatcgatcTTAAACAAGATGGAGATTGGTTTAGCGGACCATCGTTTTTGGGAAAACCAAGGAAATTATGGTATTGTGAGGGTGGCAAAAATTCAAACGAAGAAAGGCATTTATAA
- the LOC123673401 gene encoding craniofacial development protein 2-like, with protein sequence MAQRNDSQQFTNHGFRMPRFGRGRDDINSRASQVVNCLLKIYKSTLKIATWNVRSMYEPGKLRNIEQEMVRLKIDVVGISDTRWIGSGELSTENGRVYYSGNDDTQHRYGVAVILDRNVVKSVTGFIPMSERVMLLQLMTTHGKLNLIQIYAPTADKNEEELENFYSDLQKTLRLTASRDITVVMGDFNAKIGEGRCDSTVGQYGLGVRNERGDRLVEFCQENNLVVTNTFFKLPKRRLYTWKSPADKDNNIVRNQIDYILIKHRYRNAIKTVKAYPGADVSSDHNPLIARFQLQLKKMQNKHKINANLEKATTKSQQNEESAEQQWQFLETALIEPSKKELITSKHKKEDWMTDGILELMDERRRCKSNNNIRYKQLQIQIRRKIREAKETYFSDKCKEIEDLQNKYDNFNLNKKVKELAGMNKRNTSNILLDKEGNIIMETEQKLER encoded by the exons ATGGCTCAGAGAAATGACAGTCAACAGTTCACTAATCATGGTTTTCGGATGCCAAGATTCGGCAGGGGAAGAGATGACATAAACAGCAGGGCTTCCCAGGTCGTCAActgtttgttgaaaatatacaaATCAACTCTTAAAATTGCGACATGGAACGTAAGAAGTATGTACGAGCCTGGAAAGTTAAGAAACATAGAGCAGGAGATGGTGCGACTAAAGATTGATGTTGTTGGAATAAGTGACACAAGATGGATTGGTTCGGGTGAACTTAGTACAGAAAATGGACGAGTTTACTACTCTGGCAATGATGACACTCAACACCGCTATGGAGTGGCCGTAATTCTTGACAGAAACGTAGTAAAATCAGTAACAGGCTTCATACCAATGTCCGAAAGAGTTATGTTGCTACAACTGATGACAACTCACGGAAAACTAAACCTAATACAAATTTATGCTCCTACAGCTGACAAAAACGAAGAAGAGTTAGAAAACTTTTATAGTGACCTTCAAAAGACATTACGACTAACTGCATCTAGAGATATAACAGTAGTTATGGGTGATTTTAATGCTAAAATCGGCGAAGGAAGATGTGACTCTACAGTAGGGCAGTACGGACTTGGTGTACGCAACGAGAGGGGCGATCGTCTTGTTGAATTCTGTCaagaaaataatcttgtggtaaCGAatacgtttttcaaacttcccaAGAGACGTCTGTATACATGGAAATCACCAGCTGACAAAGACAACAACATCGTCAGAAATCAGATCGATTACATCCTAATAAAACACAGATATCGAAACGCAATAAAAACGGTAAAAGCTTACCCTGGTGCGGACGTATCATCTGATCATAATCCTCTTATTGCTAGGTTTCAGTTACAGCTAAAAAAGATGCAAAACAAGCATAAA ATCAACGCAAACTTAGAAAAAGCCACCACCAAATCTCAGCAAAATGAGGAAAGCGCAGAACAACAATGGCAGTTCCTTGAAACAGCACTTATAGAACCAAGTAAAAAGGAACTTATAACAAGCAAACATAAGAAAGAAGATTGGATGACAGACGGAATCTTGGAGTTAATGGATGAAAGAAGAAGATGCAAGTCAAATAACAACATTCGATACAAGCAGCTACAAATCCAAATAAGGCGAAAAATAAGAGAAGCAAAAGAAACATACTTCTCTGATAAATGTAAGGAGATAGAAGATTTACAAAACAAGTATGACAACTTTAATCTAAACAAGAAGGTCAAAGAGCTCGCGGGAATGAATAAAAGAAATACTTCAAATATACTCCTCGACAAAGAAGGAAATATCATAATGGAAACTGAACAAAAACTAGAGCGATGA